One Aquamicrobium sp. genomic region harbors:
- a CDS encoding metal-sulfur cluster assembly factor, with the protein MVLAAASKLDDEIANALRLVIDPELGYNIVDLGLIYEVVAEEGGIVTIVMTTTTKGCPATSYLKEGARDAAWSVPGVEFVDVRLTYETPWHPGMMTDAAKDHLGMTDGGGW; encoded by the coding sequence ATGGTTCTCGCGGCCGCATCGAAGCTGGATGACGAGATCGCCAACGCCCTGCGCCTCGTGATCGATCCCGAGCTCGGCTACAACATCGTCGATCTCGGCCTGATCTACGAGGTCGTGGCCGAGGAGGGCGGCATCGTCACCATCGTCATGACCACGACGACCAAGGGATGCCCGGCCACCAGCTATCTCAAGGAAGGGGCGCGCGACGCCGCCTGGAGCGTACCGGGCGTCGAGTTCGTCGACGTCCGGCTCACCTACGAGACGCCATGGCACCCCGGCATGATGACCGACGCCGCCAAGGACCATCTCGGCATGACCGACGGGGGCGGCTGGTGA
- the hutW gene encoding heme anaerobic degradation radical SAM methyltransferase ChuW/HutW: protein MTAEDLEPHFARLGGDPVRDAFTARRAVMPWRTRRPLPAEEVEATWARLVRDHRPAGPDAPRLAYVHVPFCANHCLFCGFYRNAYTPQGASAYTDLLLAEIEREADAPAMQAQPVDAVYLGGGTPSALSADELSRLIATIRRTLPLAPDCEITIEGRIIHFDAGKVDACLEAGANRISIGVQSFDTKVRRRQGRRAGKEEAIAFIEALRDRDRAAIVIDLLFGLPGQTEEVWREDLAIAAAIAPDGVDLYGLNLIPGTPLHRAASAGKFPDAPTLADLGGFYRMGADFLGRQGWEQISNSHWRRTPRERNIYNLRIKEGVDCLAYGSGGGGNLGRYSYAVAPDLQTYADGVRAGRKPIEGMRVSDSLQPLRNAITSGIEKGRLHIGDIAALAQGEDVTGRLAPLLAQWREAGLVELADEIMTLTTAGRFWYSNLIFAFDAILCPAAEAPAARPPFLQNPKKTRELS from the coding sequence ATGACGGCGGAAGACCTTGAGCCGCATTTCGCCCGTCTGGGCGGCGATCCGGTTCGCGACGCGTTCACGGCGCGGCGCGCCGTGATGCCGTGGCGCACCCGCCGGCCGCTGCCGGCCGAGGAGGTCGAGGCGACATGGGCGCGCCTCGTGCGCGACCACCGACCCGCCGGCCCCGACGCGCCGCGCCTCGCCTATGTGCATGTCCCCTTCTGCGCCAATCACTGCCTGTTCTGCGGCTTCTACCGCAACGCCTATACGCCGCAGGGCGCGAGCGCCTATACCGACCTCCTCCTCGCCGAGATCGAGCGCGAGGCGGACGCGCCGGCGATGCAGGCGCAACCCGTCGACGCCGTCTATCTCGGCGGCGGCACGCCGAGCGCCCTGTCGGCCGACGAGCTTTCGCGGCTCATCGCGACCATCCGCCGCACGCTTCCGCTGGCCCCTGACTGCGAGATCACCATCGAGGGCCGCATCATCCATTTCGACGCCGGGAAGGTCGACGCCTGCCTCGAGGCCGGCGCCAACCGCATCTCCATCGGCGTCCAGAGCTTCGACACAAAGGTGCGCCGCCGCCAGGGCCGCCGCGCCGGCAAGGAAGAAGCCATCGCCTTCATCGAGGCGCTGCGCGATCGCGACAGGGCCGCCATCGTCATCGACCTGCTGTTCGGCCTGCCGGGCCAGACGGAGGAGGTCTGGCGCGAGGATCTGGCCATCGCCGCGGCAATCGCCCCCGACGGCGTCGATCTCTACGGCCTGAACCTCATTCCCGGCACGCCGCTGCACCGCGCGGCGAGCGCCGGCAAGTTCCCCGACGCGCCGACGCTGGCCGATCTCGGCGGCTTCTACCGCATGGGCGCGGATTTCCTCGGCCGTCAGGGCTGGGAGCAGATCAGCAACAGCCACTGGCGGCGCACCCCCCGCGAGCGCAACATCTACAACCTGCGCATCAAGGAAGGGGTGGACTGTCTCGCCTACGGCTCCGGCGGCGGCGGCAATCTCGGCCGCTACAGCTATGCCGTCGCGCCCGATCTCCAGACCTATGCCGACGGCGTGCGCGCCGGCAGGAAACCCATCGAGGGCATGCGCGTCAGCGACTCCCTCCAGCCGCTGCGCAACGCCATCACCTCCGGCATCGAGAAGGGCCGCCTCCACATCGGCGACATCGCCGCGCTCGCTCAGGGAGAGGACGTGACGGGCCGCCTCGCGCCGCTGCTTGCCCAGTGGCGCGAGGCCGGCCTCGTCGAGCTTGCCGATGAAATCATGACGCTGACCACCGCCGGGCGCTTCTGGTACTCGAACCTGATCTTCGCCTTCGACGCCATCCTGTGTCCGGCCGCGGAAGCGCCCGCGGCCCGGCCGCCTTTCCTTCAGAACCCGAAAAAGACGAGAGAGCTTTCATGA
- the hutX gene encoding heme utilization cystosolic carrier protein HutX, giving the protein MSVSPANPDLDAIRRELAENPGGVLESTAAQNGLSLQAVVELLPQEMWARVPGDLFVEVMEDLTTWGKVTVIAHTKDIILEVEGEVPPGKLGHGFYNLHGDSPIGGHLRAGNCKAIHFLRRPFMGKESVSIQFFNEEGGSMFKVFVGRDENRALKPEQVERFEQLKARLTQKAEAA; this is encoded by the coding sequence ATGAGCGTTTCCCCCGCCAACCCCGACCTCGACGCCATCCGCCGCGAGCTTGCCGAGAACCCCGGCGGCGTCCTCGAATCCACGGCCGCCCAGAACGGGCTGTCGCTGCAGGCGGTGGTCGAGCTGCTGCCGCAGGAGATGTGGGCGCGCGTTCCCGGCGACCTGTTCGTCGAGGTGATGGAGGACCTGACCACCTGGGGCAAGGTCACGGTCATCGCCCACACCAAGGACATCATCCTCGAGGTCGAGGGCGAGGTGCCGCCCGGCAAGCTCGGCCACGGCTTCTACAATTTGCACGGCGACTCCCCCATCGGCGGCCACCTGCGCGCCGGCAACTGCAAGGCCATCCACTTCCTGCGCCGCCCGTTCATGGGCAAGGAATCGGTGTCGATCCAGTTCTTCAACGAGGAGGGCGGCTCGATGTTCAAGGTCTTCGTCGGCCGCGACGAGAACCGGGCGCTGAAGCCCGAGCAGGTCGAGCGCTTCGAGCAGTTGAAGGCCCGGCTGACGCAGAAGGCGGAAGCCGCCTGA
- a CDS encoding NAD(P)H-binding protein: MTVTVIFGARTGVGFHLARLMRERRQPVVAMLRPGTDASALEALSVTIARGDAFSPADIDTALDLVAGQEAGGEFDLVSTIGGRREDGRFADEDGNINIANRAAARDNLGRFVLVTSIGCGEMAPYRSERAIAAFGASVDAKTRAENHARRIIPSATFIRPGGLRSEPATGRGILSDDVEIHGFIHREDVADLTARALRDPATEGRAFAAVDADQARSIHPIEPFPLAR, translated from the coding sequence ATGACGGTGACGGTGATCTTCGGGGCGCGCACGGGCGTCGGCTTCCACCTCGCGCGGCTGATGCGCGAGCGGCGGCAGCCCGTCGTCGCCATGCTGCGCCCCGGCACCGACGCAAGCGCGCTGGAGGCGCTCAGTGTCACCATCGCCCGCGGCGACGCCTTCTCTCCGGCTGACATCGACACCGCGCTCGACCTGGTCGCAGGGCAGGAAGCCGGCGGCGAGTTCGACCTGGTCTCCACCATCGGCGGCCGGCGCGAGGACGGCCGCTTCGCCGACGAGGACGGCAATATCAACATCGCGAACCGCGCGGCGGCGCGGGACAATCTCGGCCGCTTCGTCCTCGTCACCTCCATCGGCTGCGGCGAGATGGCGCCTTATCGCTCCGAGCGGGCGATCGCCGCCTTCGGCGCATCCGTCGACGCCAAGACCCGCGCCGAGAACCATGCGCGGCGCATCATCCCCTCCGCGACGTTCATCCGGCCGGGCGGCCTGCGCTCCGAGCCGGCCACCGGCCGCGGCATCCTGTCCGATGACGTTGAGATCCACGGCTTCATCCACCGCGAGGACGTCGCCGACCTCACCGCGCGCGCCCTGCGCGACCCGGCGACCGAAGGCCGCGCCTTCGCCGCGGTCGACGCCGATCAGGCGCGTTCCATCCATCCCATCGAGCCATTTCCCCTAGCCAGATGA
- a CDS encoding TonB-dependent receptor plug domain-containing protein yields MKDTTATISQKGKSPSSQTIVKAAALALLVSSATIALDAARTPAHAQDGGVTWLDTIAVVGTRTETSVQDNPASVTVVDQEEIAKKSGESIADMLRDVPGVEVVDDSIPGMKRLSIRGESSRRVTILVDGQEITDHSNYGTPILIDPSNVERIEVVRGPASVLHGAKAIGGVVNIITKRGADKPVQFETGGTYYSGTAGWQGWAAVSGTVGNFDYRFSGSLDDHGDRRVPDGRYTSTGRLEDTPFSNDYLSAHLGYTFGEAGNHYIAVKAEQHRLSTKSWIGEIDPSITHFSIDLPQRDRRKIGIYYDGKDLGPVVKNVHLDAYYQTVDRLFMNDVETYTPAAPPATPFATTTRVGSTSDDKNVNFGGTAQVDMQFHPDHYTIFGISYLSDQLSSAKDTNVYNSIARPTPPGPLNMYVHAKSLNDATIDTVSGFAQNEWSFHDDFKLTTGARYYYTKITHDRYMVGSAVGMGAPPAAPSLASGTTSPDKSDGRLVTSAGLTYTGIENTTLRALYSEGYITPSLVQMFMLTSGGGITINGNPDLEAETSRSFELGARYNTGDVIIDGTVFYTQAKNYITTTPDPAGAIGDLTYVNANRATTYGLELAAEYTIPGTAFTPYVSGAWMRRMIEMEEATFSWSTYNSNTPALSGRFGVRWEGEVANHNAWADLYARVGSGAKQTTWSATDGFETDSVPGYATLNFAFGGSFGGEDDDRFRYAVNFNNILDKEYRSSLAELPGIGRSVEVSLRMKF; encoded by the coding sequence ATGAAAGACACAACCGCAACCATCAGCCAGAAGGGGAAAAGCCCTTCCAGCCAGACAATCGTGAAGGCGGCGGCGCTGGCGCTGCTGGTCTCGTCCGCGACCATCGCCCTCGACGCCGCGCGCACGCCGGCCCATGCGCAGGACGGCGGCGTCACCTGGCTCGACACCATCGCCGTCGTCGGCACCCGCACCGAAACCTCCGTGCAGGACAACCCCGCCTCGGTGACGGTGGTCGATCAGGAGGAGATCGCGAAGAAATCGGGCGAGTCCATCGCCGACATGCTGCGAGACGTGCCGGGCGTCGAGGTGGTCGACGATTCGATCCCGGGCATGAAGCGGCTCTCCATCCGCGGCGAATCCTCGCGCCGCGTCACCATCCTCGTCGACGGCCAGGAGATCACCGATCACTCGAACTACGGCACGCCGATCCTGATCGACCCGTCCAATGTCGAGCGCATCGAGGTGGTGCGCGGCCCGGCCTCCGTGCTGCACGGCGCCAAGGCGATCGGCGGCGTCGTCAACATCATCACCAAGCGCGGCGCCGACAAGCCGGTGCAGTTCGAGACCGGCGGCACCTACTATTCCGGCACCGCCGGCTGGCAGGGCTGGGCGGCGGTCTCCGGCACGGTGGGCAATTTCGACTACCGTTTCTCCGGCAGCCTCGACGACCACGGCGACCGCCGCGTGCCGGACGGCCGCTACACCTCGACCGGCAGGCTCGAGGACACGCCGTTCAGCAACGACTACCTGTCGGCGCATCTGGGCTACACCTTCGGCGAGGCGGGCAACCACTACATCGCCGTGAAGGCCGAGCAGCACCGGCTGTCGACCAAGAGCTGGATCGGCGAGATCGATCCGTCGATCACGCACTTCTCCATCGACCTGCCGCAGCGCGACAGGCGCAAGATCGGCATCTACTATGACGGCAAGGATCTCGGCCCCGTCGTCAAGAACGTTCACCTCGACGCGTACTATCAGACGGTTGACCGGCTTTTCATGAACGACGTCGAGACGTACACCCCGGCGGCACCGCCGGCGACTCCGTTCGCGACAACAACCAGGGTCGGCTCGACATCCGACGACAAGAACGTGAACTTCGGCGGGACAGCGCAGGTGGATATGCAGTTCCACCCCGATCACTATACGATCTTCGGGATAAGCTATCTTTCCGACCAGCTATCCTCGGCAAAAGATACCAACGTCTATAATAGCATTGCGCGTCCGACCCCTCCGGGTCCCTTGAATATGTACGTCCATGCGAAATCACTGAATGACGCAACCATCGATACGGTATCGGGATTTGCGCAGAATGAGTGGTCCTTCCATGACGATTTCAAGCTGACGACCGGCGCGCGGTATTATTATACCAAGATCACGCACGATCGGTACATGGTCGGATCGGCCGTCGGCATGGGTGCGCCGCCGGCTGCGCCTAGCCTCGCGTCCGGCACGACATCCCCCGACAAGAGCGATGGCCGGTTGGTGACGTCAGCCGGCCTGACCTATACCGGCATCGAGAACACGACGCTGCGCGCGCTCTATTCGGAAGGCTACATCACGCCGTCACTGGTGCAGATGTTCATGCTCACGAGCGGCGGCGGCATCACGATCAACGGCAATCCCGATCTCGAGGCGGAAACCTCGCGCAGCTTCGAGCTCGGCGCCCGCTACAACACCGGCGACGTCATCATCGACGGCACGGTGTTCTACACGCAGGCCAAGAACTACATCACCACGACTCCGGACCCGGCCGGCGCCATCGGCGACCTGACCTACGTCAACGCCAACCGGGCGACGACCTACGGCCTCGAGCTCGCCGCCGAATACACCATCCCCGGCACGGCCTTCACGCCTTACGTCTCGGGCGCGTGGATGCGGCGCATGATCGAAATGGAGGAAGCCACGTTCTCGTGGTCGACCTACAACAGCAACACCCCGGCGCTGTCGGGCCGGTTCGGCGTGCGCTGGGAAGGCGAGGTCGCCAACCACAACGCATGGGCGGATCTTTATGCGCGCGTGGGAAGCGGTGCGAAGCAGACCACATGGAGCGCAACCGACGGTTTCGAAACCGACAGCGTTCCCGGCTACGCCACGCTCAACTTCGCCTTCGGCGGCTCGTTCGGCGGCGAGGACGACGACCGCTTCCGCTATGCGGTCAACTTCAACAACATCCTCGACAAGGAATACCGCTCGTCCCTCGCGGAGCTGCCCGGCATCGGCCGCAGCGTCGAGGTGTCGCTGCGCATGAAGTTCTGA
- a CDS encoding DUF779 domain-containing protein — MAEEKISMGKVSATPEAVQLLDEIIADHGPVLIHQSGGCCDGSSPMCYPQGDFIVGDRDVLLGTIGDTPVYIGAEQYEAWKHTDLTIDVVPGRGGMFSLDNGREKRFLTRSTVCAVPGT, encoded by the coding sequence ATGGCCGAGGAAAAAATCTCCATGGGCAAGGTCTCGGCGACGCCGGAGGCGGTGCAACTGCTCGACGAGATCATCGCCGACCACGGCCCGGTGCTGATCCACCAGTCGGGCGGCTGCTGCGACGGCTCCTCGCCGATGTGCTATCCGCAGGGCGACTTCATCGTCGGCGACCGCGACGTGCTGCTCGGCACCATCGGCGACACCCCGGTCTATATCGGCGCCGAGCAATACGAGGCGTGGAAGCACACGGACCTGACTATCGACGTGGTGCCGGGGCGCGGCGGCATGTTCTCGCTCGACAACGGCCGCGAGAAACGCTTCCTGACCCGCTCGACCGTCTGCGCCGTGCCGGGGACATAG
- the adh gene encoding aldehyde dehydrogenase — translation MNKVEFSRTAKMPFAKRYDNFLGGQWAAPKSGKYFENTSPVNGRVLCEIARSDAADVEAALDAAHKARDAWGKTSAAERALILNRIADRIEENLDLLALAETWDNGKPIRETSAADLPLAVDHFRYFAGAIRAQEGGISEVDHDTVAYHFHEPLGVVGQIIPWNFPLLMAVWKLAPALAAGNCVVLKPAEQTPASIMLLADLIGDLLPAGVLNIVNGFGLEAGKPLASSNRIAKIAFTGETTTGRLIMQYASQNLIPVTLELGGKSPNIFFEDVAAEDDDFLDKAIEGFVMFALNQGEVCTCPSRALIHEKIYDRFMEKAIARVEAIVQGDPLDPATMIGAQASSEQLEKILSYLDIGKQEGAEVLTGGERNMLPGDLAGGYYVKPTVFKGTNKMRIFQEEIFGPVVSVTTFKDDAEALSIANDTLYGLGAGVWTRDGNRAYRFGRAIQAGRVWTNCYHAYPAHAAFGGYKQSGVGRENHKMMLDHYQQTKNMLVSYSPKKLGFF, via the coding sequence ATGAACAAGGTCGAATTTTCCCGCACCGCCAAGATGCCGTTCGCCAAGCGCTACGACAACTTCCTCGGCGGCCAGTGGGCCGCGCCCAAATCGGGCAAGTATTTCGAGAACACCTCGCCGGTGAACGGGCGCGTCCTGTGCGAGATCGCCCGCTCCGACGCGGCCGATGTCGAGGCCGCGCTCGACGCCGCCCACAAGGCCAGGGACGCCTGGGGCAAGACCAGCGCCGCCGAGCGGGCGCTGATCCTCAACCGCATCGCCGACCGCATCGAGGAGAACCTCGACCTGCTCGCGCTGGCCGAGACATGGGACAACGGCAAGCCGATCCGCGAGACCTCCGCCGCCGACCTGCCACTCGCCGTCGACCATTTCCGCTATTTCGCCGGGGCGATCCGGGCGCAGGAGGGCGGCATCTCCGAGGTCGACCACGACACGGTCGCCTATCATTTCCACGAGCCGCTCGGCGTCGTCGGCCAGATCATCCCGTGGAACTTCCCGCTCCTGATGGCGGTGTGGAAGCTGGCGCCGGCGCTCGCGGCCGGCAATTGCGTGGTCTTGAAGCCGGCCGAGCAGACGCCGGCCTCGATCATGCTGCTCGCCGACCTGATCGGCGACCTCTTGCCGGCGGGCGTGCTCAACATCGTCAACGGCTTCGGGCTGGAGGCCGGCAAGCCGCTCGCCTCGTCGAACCGCATCGCCAAGATCGCCTTCACCGGCGAGACGACGACGGGTCGGCTCATCATGCAGTACGCCTCGCAGAACCTGATCCCCGTGACGCTGGAGCTGGGCGGCAAGAGCCCCAACATCTTCTTCGAGGACGTGGCGGCCGAGGACGACGACTTTCTCGACAAGGCCATCGAGGGCTTCGTCATGTTCGCGCTCAACCAGGGCGAGGTCTGCACCTGCCCGAGCCGGGCGCTGATCCACGAGAAGATCTACGACCGCTTCATGGAGAAGGCGATTGCGCGCGTCGAGGCCATCGTCCAGGGCGACCCGCTCGACCCGGCGACGATGATCGGCGCGCAGGCCTCGTCCGAGCAGCTGGAAAAAATCCTGTCCTATCTCGACATCGGCAAGCAGGAAGGGGCCGAGGTGCTGACCGGCGGCGAGCGCAATATGCTGCCGGGCGACCTCGCCGGCGGCTACTACGTCAAGCCGACGGTGTTCAAGGGCACCAACAAGATGCGCATCTTCCAGGAGGAGATCTTCGGCCCGGTCGTCTCGGTGACGACGTTCAAGGACGACGCCGAGGCGCTGTCGATCGCCAACGACACGCTCTACGGCCTCGGCGCCGGCGTGTGGACGCGCGACGGCAACCGCGCCTACCGCTTCGGCCGCGCCATCCAGGCCGGCCGCGTGTGGACCAACTGCTACCACGCCTATCCGGCGCATGCCGCCTTCGGCGGCTACAAGCAGTCGGGCGTCGGCCGCGAGAACCACAAGATGATGCTCGACCACTACCAGCAGACCAAGAACATGCTGGTCAGCTACAGCCCGAAGAAGCTGGGCTTCTTCTGA
- a CDS encoding helix-turn-helix domain-containing protein, with product MSATVAVGHADRVHAAIETDEAARSALVASWRRSAALHHLDPAERQPPRRLTEGELKLARQRIEPLIHAAQASLDRLYLAVGGVGCCVLLADRDGVPVERRGAVGDDRTFAEWGLWTGSVWSEESEGTNGIGTCLVEGRMLTVHRDQHFFSRNTLMSCTTAPIHDHEGNLAAALDVSSCRADLTEGFVHLISVAVGDAVRRIEAENFRLAFPHARVVLAPTPDNSPAALLAVDGDDLVIGATRSARLALGLTPESFARPLPASDLLGGARGEGFDGAERAVLQRALARAQGNVSAAAEALGVSRATLHRKLARLGIRRMH from the coding sequence ATGAGCGCAACTGTGGCAGTCGGGCATGCCGACAGGGTGCATGCCGCAATCGAAACCGACGAGGCTGCGCGTTCGGCGCTCGTCGCGTCATGGCGCCGCTCGGCGGCGCTGCACCATCTCGACCCGGCCGAGCGCCAGCCGCCCCGGCGGCTGACCGAGGGCGAATTGAAGCTGGCGCGCCAGCGCATCGAGCCGCTGATCCATGCCGCGCAGGCCAGCCTCGACCGGCTCTATCTCGCCGTCGGCGGGGTGGGCTGCTGCGTGCTGCTCGCCGACCGCGACGGCGTGCCGGTGGAGCGGCGCGGGGCGGTCGGCGACGACCGCACCTTTGCCGAATGGGGATTGTGGACCGGCTCGGTGTGGAGCGAGGAGAGCGAGGGCACCAACGGCATCGGCACCTGCCTCGTCGAGGGGCGGATGCTGACCGTCCATCGCGACCAGCATTTCTTCTCGCGCAACACGCTGATGTCGTGCACCACCGCGCCGATCCACGACCACGAGGGCAACCTTGCCGCCGCGCTCGACGTCTCCTCCTGCCGTGCCGACCTGACGGAGGGGTTCGTCCACCTGATCTCGGTCGCGGTGGGTGACGCCGTGCGCCGGATCGAGGCGGAGAATTTCCGCCTCGCTTTCCCGCATGCGCGCGTGGTGCTGGCGCCGACGCCGGACAATTCGCCGGCGGCGCTGCTGGCCGTCGACGGCGACGACCTCGTGATCGGCGCGACGCGCTCGGCGCGGCTGGCGCTCGGGCTGACGCCAGAGAGCTTCGCCCGGCCGCTGCCGGCGTCCGACCTTCTCGGCGGGGCGCGGGGCGAGGGCTTCGACGGGGCCGAGCGCGCCGTGCTGCAACGGGCGCTCGCCCGCGCGCAGGGCAACGTCTCGGCCGCGGCCGAGGCGCTCGGCGTCTCGCGGGCAACGCTCCACCGCAAGCTGGCCCGCCTCGGCATCCGCCGCATGCATTGA
- a CDS encoding endonuclease Q family protein, with the protein MTFIADLHVHSKHSRATSRDLDLEHLYLWAARKGIGVVGTGDCVHPVWLAELKDKLVPDNGGLFRLRPDIEDALAAMLPPACRRPVRFMLSTEISTIYKKGDKTRKVHHLIYAPDLASADRLAGKLARIGNIASDGRPILGLDSRDLLEIALESGPDSYLVPAHIWTPWFAALGSKSGFDSIDDCYGDLAHHIFAVETGLSSDPEMNRRLSFLDRYRLVSNSDAHSPGKLGREATRFSCEPDYFSIRRALETGDGYVGTVEFFPEEGKYHMDGHRACSVRLTPKETLALGGRCPVCGRPVTVGVAHRIEALADRDEPAVPATAGTTESLVPLPEILGEIAGVGPASKAVAARYGEALAALGPELDLLGAVPAEDVARCDPLLGEAVARLRAGSVIRDPGYDGEYGTIRLFAEGELPGRPVRRPRVAAS; encoded by the coding sequence ATGACCTTCATCGCCGATCTCCACGTCCATTCGAAGCATTCCCGCGCCACCAGCCGGGACCTCGATCTCGAACACCTTTACCTCTGGGCGGCGCGCAAGGGTATTGGAGTCGTCGGCACCGGCGATTGCGTCCATCCCGTGTGGCTCGCCGAGCTGAAGGACAAGCTTGTTCCCGACAATGGCGGGCTGTTCCGCCTGCGTCCCGACATCGAGGACGCGCTCGCCGCCATGCTGCCGCCTGCCTGCCGGCGGCCGGTGCGCTTCATGCTGTCGACCGAGATTTCGACGATCTACAAGAAGGGCGACAAGACGCGGAAGGTGCACCATCTGATCTACGCGCCCGACCTCGCCAGCGCCGACCGTCTGGCCGGCAAGCTCGCGCGCATCGGCAACATCGCCTCGGACGGGCGGCCGATCCTCGGCCTCGACTCGCGCGACCTGCTGGAGATAGCGCTGGAATCGGGACCGGACTCCTATCTGGTGCCGGCGCATATCTGGACGCCGTGGTTCGCCGCGCTCGGCTCGAAATCCGGCTTCGATTCCATCGACGACTGCTATGGCGACCTGGCCCATCACATCTTCGCGGTCGAGACGGGCCTGTCCTCCGACCCGGAGATGAACCGGCGCCTCTCCTTCCTCGACCGCTACCGGCTCGTTTCCAATTCCGACGCCCATTCGCCCGGCAAGCTCGGCCGCGAGGCGACGCGTTTCTCCTGCGAGCCGGACTATTTTTCCATTCGCAGGGCGCTGGAGACGGGGGACGGCTATGTCGGCACGGTCGAGTTCTTCCCCGAGGAAGGCAAGTACCACATGGACGGCCATCGCGCCTGCAGCGTGCGGCTGACGCCGAAGGAGACGCTGGCGCTCGGCGGCCGCTGCCCGGTCTGCGGCCGGCCGGTCACCGTCGGGGTCGCTCATCGCATCGAGGCGCTGGCCGACCGCGACGAGCCGGCGGTTCCCGCGACCGCCGGCACGACGGAAAGCCTCGTGCCGCTGCCCGAGATTCTCGGCGAGATCGCCGGCGTCGGCCCGGCTTCGAAGGCGGTCGCGGCCCGCTATGGCGAGGCGCTGGCCGCGCTCGGGCCCGAGCTCGACCTGCTCGGCGCGGTGCCGGCCGAGGACGTGGCGCGCTGCGATCCGCTGCTCGGCGAGGCGGTGGCGCGCCTGCGCGCCGGCAGCGTGATCCGCGATCCGGGCTATGACGGCGAGTACGGCACGATCCGGCTGTTCGCCGAGGGCGAGCTGCCGGGAAGGCCGGTCCGCCGACCTCGTGTCGCCGCTTCCTGA
- a CDS encoding ATP-binding cassette domain-containing protein has translation MNVPLLAAHELSKTFVSAGRRVVALDGVSLSVAPGETLGLVGPSGCGKSTLARVILRLIEPDAGRIAFAGEDLTVLRGERLRRMRGRIQMVFQDPLAAFNPRATVARALDDPLRIHGLAPRVARPAAVAALLERVGLSPDLGPRPVHAISGGQRQRLAIARALASRPDLIVFDEAVSALDVAVRGRILELIVALQREHGLACLFISHDLAVVRAVSHRIAVMEAGRIVEEGPAGTIVSAPRSAVGQALVAAAPRFAFPASGA, from the coding sequence GTGAACGTGCCGCTTCTCGCCGCCCATGAGCTGTCGAAGACCTTCGTCTCGGCCGGCCGCCGCGTCGTGGCGCTCGACGGCGTGTCGCTGTCGGTCGCGCCGGGCGAGACGCTCGGCCTCGTCGGGCCGTCCGGCTGCGGCAAGTCGACGCTGGCGCGGGTCATCCTGCGGCTGATCGAGCCGGATGCCGGGCGGATCGCCTTCGCGGGGGAGGATTTGACGGTGCTGCGCGGCGAGCGGCTGCGGCGTATGCGCGGGCGCATCCAGATGGTGTTCCAGGACCCGCTCGCCGCCTTCAACCCGCGCGCGACGGTGGCGCGGGCGCTCGACGATCCGCTGCGCATCCACGGGCTCGCGCCGCGCGTCGCAAGGCCGGCGGCGGTCGCGGCGCTGCTCGAACGGGTCGGGCTTTCGCCGGACCTTGGCCCCCGTCCGGTCCACGCCATCTCCGGCGGCCAGCGCCAGCGGCTGGCCATCGCCCGCGCGCTCGCCAGCCGGCCGGACCTGATCGTGTTCGACGAGGCGGTGTCTGCGCTCGACGTCGCGGTGCGCGGCCGCATCCTCGAGCTGATCGTCGCGCTCCAGCGCGAGCACGGCCTCGCCTGCCTGTTCATCTCGCACGACCTCGCCGTGGTGCGGGCGGTGTCGCACCGCATCGCGGTGATGGAGGCGGGGCGGATCGTCGAGGAAGGCCCGGCGGGCACAATCGTTTCCGCCCCGCGCTCGGCGGTCGGGCAGGCGCTGGTCGCGGCCGCGCCGCGCTTTGCATTTCCTGCTTCCGGGGCATAG